Proteins from one Cellulosilyticum lentocellum DSM 5427 genomic window:
- a CDS encoding RluA family pseudouridine synthase: MAEKIEHIVNSEAKGRVDKYLAEVFPEYTRSFIQKQIEKGGILVNQKVINSKYQVKADDHIIMTIPDPIEVDIIPEPIDIEIVYEDDDLMIVNKPQDMVVHPAPGNYSGTLVNGLLYHCKDKLSGINGEIRPGIVHRIDKDTSGLLMIAKNDKAHLGLSELLKDHHITRKYHAIVYGGFKEDEGTIEEPIGRSTQDRKKMAIVRDGRYAKTDYKVLERFKQFTYIELTLHTGRTHQIRVHMKHIGHPLLGDPVYGPTKMSFGINKQMLHAKVIGFTHPITHKEMYFESELPDYFVRVIDKLRKL; encoded by the coding sequence ATGGCAGAAAAGATTGAGCATATTGTAAATAGTGAAGCAAAAGGAAGAGTAGATAAATATTTGGCAGAAGTGTTTCCTGAATATACGCGTTCCTTTATACAAAAACAAATAGAAAAAGGTGGTATTCTAGTTAATCAAAAAGTGATTAATAGCAAGTATCAAGTTAAAGCAGATGATCATATTATAATGACTATACCAGATCCTATAGAGGTAGATATTATACCAGAGCCAATTGATATTGAAATTGTTTATGAAGATGATGATTTAATGATTGTCAATAAGCCTCAGGATATGGTTGTTCATCCGGCTCCAGGTAACTATTCTGGTACATTAGTTAATGGTTTACTTTACCACTGTAAAGATAAATTGTCTGGAATTAATGGAGAAATTAGGCCAGGTATTGTACATCGTATCGATAAGGATACTTCCGGATTACTGATGATTGCAAAAAATGATAAGGCCCATTTAGGATTGTCAGAATTACTAAAAGACCATCACATTACTAGAAAATATCATGCTATTGTTTATGGTGGTTTTAAAGAGGATGAGGGAACAATTGAAGAACCTATTGGACGTTCAACGCAAGATCGCAAAAAAATGGCCATAGTACGTGATGGACGGTATGCCAAGACGGATTATAAAGTACTTGAACGGTTTAAACAATTTACTTATATTGAGCTTACACTTCATACGGGTAGGACTCATCAAATACGTGTTCATATGAAGCATATAGGTCACCCACTCTTGGGAGATCCTGTATATGGCCCTACAAAAATGAGCTTTGGTATTAATAAGCAGATGCTTCATGCAAAAGTAATAGGGTTTACGCACCCTATTACTCATAAAGAAATGTATTTTGAAAGTGAGTTACCAGACTACTTTGTACGAGTAATTGACAAACTAAGAAAATTATGA
- the lspA gene encoding signal peptidase II gives MIVAITLIIIALVGIDQLTKIWAVSTLMNQEDIKIWENVFHFHYVKNEGAAWGILSGKQGFLIIITSIIIIGMLIYIRQLPKSKWGNWGRVAFVLIISGAIGNLIDRLFLGYVRDFIYFILINFPVFNVADMFVVVGVALLMIVLLFGDLEEKKANIEKENIEEEIN, from the coding sequence ATGATAGTTGCAATAACACTTATTATAATAGCCCTAGTGGGAATAGATCAGTTAACAAAGATTTGGGCTGTGTCTACATTAATGAATCAAGAAGACATTAAAATATGGGAAAATGTATTTCATTTCCATTATGTGAAAAATGAAGGAGCAGCTTGGGGAATATTAAGTGGTAAACAGGGATTTCTTATTATCATAACAAGTATTATTATTATAGGGATGCTCATATATATCAGACAACTCCCAAAATCAAAATGGGGAAATTGGGGAAGAGTTGCCTTTGTTTTAATTATTAGTGGTGCAATTGGGAATTTGATTGATAGATTGTTTTTAGGTTATGTGCGTGATTTTATATATTTTATTCTTATTAATTTTCCCGTTTTTAATGTGGCAGATATGTTTGTAGTAGTAGGAGTAGCCCTACTAATGATTGTTCTGTTGTTTGGAGACTTAGAAGAAAAAAAGGCAAATATAGAGAAGGAAAATATTGAAGAGGAAATAAATTAA
- a CDS encoding DivIVA domain-containing protein has product MLSPVDIQNKEFRKSKIGGYHIEEVNDFLDEILKSYQEVINENYALKDKINALNESVQYYRTMESTIQNVLVLADKTAQDTKGAAYEKAEEIKKEAEQRAEKMTSLAEERVARIVEQGRQEAFELSQKVEDIKRQYLSYKAQFKQLLQSQMELLEQGDARATIAQDDLVQAFAAIEKETVASVEVPQTEATEEEYFTKEYIPVSDEEISSLLNK; this is encoded by the coding sequence ATGTTATCACCAGTTGACATTCAAAACAAGGAATTTAGAAAAAGTAAAATAGGTGGCTATCATATTGAAGAAGTTAATGACTTTCTTGATGAAATATTAAAAAGTTATCAAGAGGTAATTAATGAAAACTATGCCCTAAAGGATAAGATTAATGCTTTAAATGAAAGTGTACAATATTATCGTACTATGGAATCTACGATACAGAATGTACTTGTTTTAGCAGATAAAACAGCGCAAGATACAAAAGGTGCAGCTTATGAAAAAGCAGAAGAAATTAAAAAAGAAGCTGAACAAAGAGCTGAAAAGATGACTAGTTTGGCTGAGGAACGCGTTGCCAGAATTGTGGAGCAAGGTAGGCAAGAAGCTTTTGAATTAAGCCAAAAAGTTGAAGATATTAAGAGGCAATACTTATCTTATAAAGCACAGTTTAAACAACTACTTCAATCACAGATGGAATTATTGGAACAAGGTGATGCTAGAGCAACTATTGCTCAAGATGATTTAGTACAAGCTTTTGCTGCTATTGAAAAAGAAACCGTAGCAAGTGTAGAAGTACCTCAAACGGAGGCGACAGAAGAAGAATATTTTACGAAGGAATATATTCCTGTGTCAGATGAAGAAATATCCTCCTTACTGAATAAATAA
- a CDS encoding YlmH family RNA-binding protein, whose product MKLSLNHINDADEKRFVKMMLEYSKRSEQQFRPIFTDFYNKEWLLSMIDRYIEESTKQMCYFYGGFEEAERQVLGIAPYEIQEEDFPIMALELKVKTGIGKALTHRDYLGALLGLGIERETIGDIVIKPFGAYIIANESMVSYIYSNLLSIGKCQNIEQQVIPFSQLQINPPQIKSYETTVASLRLDVIVAAGFGLSRGVCTKLIQADRVKCNGVTSTNKQLIKEGDHITVRGYGKIKLKQISGLTKKDRIHITIEKYV is encoded by the coding sequence ATGAAGCTATCGTTAAATCATATAAATGATGCAGATGAAAAACGCTTTGTAAAAATGATGCTTGAATATAGCAAACGATCAGAGCAGCAATTTAGACCCATTTTTACGGATTTTTATAATAAAGAATGGTTGTTAAGTATGATAGATCGTTATATAGAGGAATCTACAAAACAAATGTGTTATTTTTACGGTGGTTTTGAAGAAGCAGAAAGACAAGTATTAGGTATTGCTCCTTATGAAATTCAAGAGGAAGATTTTCCTATTATGGCCTTAGAACTAAAGGTTAAGACTGGGATTGGAAAGGCACTTACACATAGAGATTACCTAGGTGCTTTATTAGGTCTAGGAATTGAAAGAGAGACAATAGGAGACATCGTAATAAAACCATTTGGGGCATACATCATTGCTAATGAGTCTATGGTTTCCTATATTTATAGTAATTTACTAAGTATTGGGAAATGTCAAAATATTGAACAGCAAGTAATCCCTTTTTCACAATTGCAGATTAATCCTCCTCAGATTAAAAGTTATGAAACAACTGTAGCTTCTTTACGGTTAGATGTTATAGTAGCAGCAGGTTTTGGATTATCTAGGGGTGTCTGTACAAAACTTATTCAAGCAGACCGTGTAAAATGTAATGGTGTGACGAGTACAAATAAGCAGCTTATAAAAGAAGGGGACCATATTACTGTTAGAGGATATGGTAAAATTAAGCTTAAGCAAATAAGTGGATTAACAAAAAAGGATAGGATTCATATTACAATAGAAAAATATGTATAG
- a CDS encoding cell division protein SepF — MSGFMSKFKNIFIPEDEFDEDELEEMEQEVEQVNRNVMHQTHIPPMNTPKVVSLNQPNRMELLNFTMLSYDMTGEICGYIKNRKPIIVNMEKLAAHEMQRAVDYLTGACCALNGTVEKVTDCIFIFAPEHVNINPEKLKQRSVFPPTL, encoded by the coding sequence ATGAGCGGCTTTATGTCAAAATTTAAGAATATTTTTATACCAGAAGATGAATTTGATGAAGATGAGTTAGAGGAAATGGAACAAGAAGTGGAGCAAGTTAATAGAAATGTTATGCATCAAACTCATATACCACCAATGAATACACCTAAGGTTGTTTCTCTTAATCAGCCTAATCGTATGGAATTACTTAATTTTACCATGTTAAGTTATGATATGACAGGTGAGATTTGTGGCTACATTAAAAATAGAAAACCTATCATTGTTAATATGGAAAAACTAGCTGCTCATGAGATGCAACGTGCAGTGGATTATTTAACAGGAGCTTGTTGTGCACTTAATGGAACAGTTGAAAAAGTAACGGACTGTATTTTTATTTTTGCACCAGAGCATGTTAATATTAATCCAGAAAAATTAAAACAACGTAGTGTGTTTCCGCCTACACTCTAA
- a CDS encoding YggS family pyridoxal phosphate-dependent enzyme translates to MKERLEMIRKEIEESAIKSGRKVEDITLIAVSKTYPLASIQEAITLGCKDFGENHVQELVQKMDELNESVHWHLIGHLQTNKVKYIIGRTTLIHSVDRLKLAEEIEKQSAKKGYITDILIEVNVAKEASKHGFLVEEVIPIMVELAKMKHIRVRGLMTVAPFVANPEENRPIFRKLYDLSVDIQKQKFDNISSDILSMGMSNDYKIAIEEGATMVRIGTAIFGNRDYTK, encoded by the coding sequence ATGAAAGAAAGACTAGAAATGATAAGGAAAGAAATAGAGGAATCAGCAATAAAAAGTGGGAGAAAGGTAGAGGATATTACATTAATTGCTGTTTCAAAAACGTATCCTTTGGCGTCTATACAAGAAGCAATAACTTTAGGATGTAAAGATTTTGGTGAAAATCACGTACAAGAATTAGTACAAAAAATGGATGAATTAAATGAATCTGTTCATTGGCATTTAATAGGTCATCTCCAAACTAATAAAGTTAAATACATTATTGGAAGAACAACTCTTATTCATTCTGTAGACCGTTTAAAACTGGCTGAAGAAATAGAAAAACAATCAGCTAAAAAAGGGTATATAACAGATATTTTGATAGAAGTTAATGTAGCAAAAGAAGCTTCAAAGCATGGTTTCTTAGTAGAAGAGGTAATACCTATTATGGTAGAATTAGCAAAAATGAAACATATCAGAGTGAGAGGATTAATGACGGTAGCCCCTTTTGTAGCTAATCCTGAAGAAAATAGACCCATATTTAGGAAACTTTACGATTTATCGGTTGACATACAAAAGCAAAAGTTTGATAATATAAGTAGCGATATATTATCAATGGGGATGAGTAATGACTATAAAATAGCAATAGAAGAAGGTGCTACCATGGTACGTATCGGCACGGCTATTTTTGGAAATAGAGATTACACTAAATAA
- a CDS encoding HlyD family efflux transporter periplasmic adaptor subunit produces MKNSGKKNQIKQTNKKQPTSKGHTTYGEGSYFNPYATHMPVQSRTRSTYKTNTTMQKVDDNRKKDVRSKTSSKSTSANRNKTTPKRQESSYVRGGDRGYQQSYTNPYSATSYTNQNTTPYIKEQYVTPNRQVTQENNSPHMRREQIKKNNKLTRAQIYRNKKRKQRQLILRIALVMIFTTFGVWGAIEIKEALTKPKISYQVVKTGTIDNSRSLSGIILRNEQVVYSQDEGNVQYVVSEGEKVKKDGLVYVLVDEEQLAQSTKTENEVDEQIYQKAEERKDISFYQDQIYDLNEEVKADIEAFYDNRYENTTHFIYTLRNQLDQNVNKRTSIYTQEQQDQEQSIAVLKTELQANINQYRLGKTAPQAGIISYKLDGQETSNLSEVIETLNYDKYNSIIKNSNVSYLNKSEVTKEEPVYKIILDNKWYIISYVDLSQDEAFKEGQNYNLDFTGTNSKQVTFKLVSKKAEDDKRIQLVFETSDQISNFLDLRYVDFSIGNKNVTGLKIPLQAIVEQNMLKIPATYCIENEGQLGVYRKVGEVTEFVPIKIQYQKEDNNYIRQDITNSNNVQVNNVLVDPQSGSSYEVTEIETKQGVYVINGKIAQFKTVEIDLVSGEYAIVKYDGNTQLKEMDKMISNPKSIKIDQLLEDMNVQNE; encoded by the coding sequence ATGAAAAATAGTGGTAAAAAGAATCAAATCAAGCAAACCAATAAAAAGCAACCCACGTCTAAGGGACATACTACCTATGGTGAAGGAAGCTATTTTAATCCTTATGCTACTCATATGCCAGTACAATCACGTACACGTTCTACATACAAGACTAATACAACCATGCAAAAGGTAGATGATAATAGAAAAAAAGATGTTAGAAGCAAAACTAGTAGTAAGAGTACTTCCGCTAATAGAAATAAAACCACGCCAAAAAGGCAAGAATCTTCTTATGTTAGAGGAGGAGACAGGGGGTATCAACAATCATATACAAATCCATACAGTGCTACCTCATATACGAATCAAAATACAACACCTTATATAAAGGAGCAATATGTTACTCCTAACAGGCAAGTTACACAAGAAAATAATTCTCCGCACATGAGAAGAGAGCAGATAAAGAAGAATAATAAGCTTACAAGAGCGCAGATTTATAGAAATAAGAAAAGGAAGCAACGTCAATTGATATTACGAATAGCACTTGTAATGATTTTTACAACCTTTGGGGTATGGGGAGCTATAGAGATAAAAGAAGCACTCACTAAACCTAAAATTTCTTATCAGGTTGTTAAAACAGGAACAATTGATAATTCAAGAAGTCTAAGCGGTATTATTTTAAGAAATGAGCAAGTGGTATATAGCCAAGATGAAGGAAACGTTCAGTATGTCGTTTCTGAAGGAGAAAAAGTAAAGAAGGATGGACTGGTTTATGTTTTAGTAGATGAGGAGCAGTTAGCACAGTCAACTAAGACAGAGAATGAGGTAGATGAGCAAATTTATCAGAAAGCAGAAGAACGTAAAGATATCTCCTTTTATCAAGATCAAATTTATGATTTAAATGAAGAGGTAAAAGCAGATATAGAGGCTTTCTATGATAATCGTTATGAAAATACAACCCACTTTATTTATACATTACGTAATCAATTAGATCAAAATGTTAATAAGCGGACAAGCATTTATACTCAAGAGCAACAGGATCAAGAACAAAGCATAGCAGTACTAAAAACAGAACTTCAAGCTAATATCAATCAGTACCGACTAGGTAAAACAGCACCACAAGCAGGGATTATATCATATAAATTAGATGGACAAGAAACTTCTAATTTATCAGAAGTGATAGAGACACTTAATTATGATAAATATAATAGTATTATTAAAAACTCTAATGTAAGCTATCTTAATAAAAGCGAAGTAACTAAAGAAGAACCTGTTTATAAGATTATTTTAGATAATAAGTGGTATATAATAAGTTATGTAGATTTATCGCAAGATGAAGCTTTTAAGGAAGGGCAAAATTATAATCTTGACTTTACCGGCACGAATAGTAAGCAAGTCACTTTTAAATTAGTTTCTAAAAAAGCTGAAGATGATAAGCGTATACAACTAGTATTTGAAACAAGTGATCAGATAAGCAACTTTTTAGACTTGAGATATGTTGATTTTTCTATTGGGAATAAAAATGTGACAGGTCTTAAAATTCCACTGCAAGCCATTGTGGAGCAGAATATGTTGAAAATCCCAGCAACTTATTGTATAGAGAATGAAGGGCAATTAGGTGTTTATAGAAAAGTAGGTGAAGTAACAGAATTTGTGCCTATTAAAATACAATATCAAAAAGAGGATAATAACTATATACGACAAGATATTACTAATAGTAATAATGTACAAGTCAATAATGTTTTGGTGGATCCCCAATCGGGAAGTTCCTATGAAGTAACAGAGATAGAAACAAAGCAAGGTGTTTATGTTATTAATGGGAAAATTGCTCAGTTTAAGACTGTAGAGATTGATTTGGTCAGTGGAGAATATGCTATTGTTAAGTATGACGGAAATACACAACTTAAAGAAATGGATAAAATGATTTCAAATCCTAAGAGTATAAAGATTGACCAATTACTAGAAGATATGAATGTGCAAAATGAATAA
- the spoIVA gene encoding stage IV sporulation protein A, producing the protein MEYYDIYKDISERTNGDIYIGVVGPVRTGKSTFIKRFMETLVLPNIKNEHSKERTQDELPQSGDGKVITTTEPKFIPNEAIGITIGGDFEVKVRMIDCVGYIVPEAEGHLYNNTPRMVKTPWFEEEIPFSQAAELGTKKVITDHSTIGVVVTTDGSFTDISRNSYIEGEQRAINELKRLGKPFIVVYNTKKPFDTEVIESTSKLSREYDVPVVPMDIAQMKTEDIHQLLEKILYEFPLNEIQFMLPKWVETLDNEHWVKKAWIDCVKEQIANVENIRQIKEATNELRALDFVKNVYLEKIQLGEGVVKVDINTTEELFYRVLSETTGMEIHGDHELMKLIKELATTKKEYDKVAYAMNEVKEKGYGVVSPVFDELKLEEPEIIKQGNRFGVKLRASAPSYHIIRANIQTEVAPIVGTEKQSEDLINNILSEFETDPTKIWESNIFGKSLHELVNEGLQNKLFRMPEDAQQKLQETLQKIINEGNGGLICILL; encoded by the coding sequence ATGGAATACTATGATATTTACAAAGATATTTCTGAAAGGACAAATGGGGATATATACATAGGGGTAGTTGGACCTGTTAGAACAGGAAAATCTACCTTTATTAAACGTTTTATGGAAACATTGGTACTCCCTAATATTAAAAATGAGCATAGTAAAGAACGTACACAAGATGAATTACCTCAAAGTGGGGATGGCAAAGTTATTACAACAACAGAGCCCAAGTTTATACCAAATGAAGCTATTGGTATTACTATAGGGGGAGATTTTGAAGTTAAAGTACGAATGATTGATTGTGTAGGTTATATTGTACCAGAAGCTGAAGGCCACCTGTATAATAATACACCTCGTATGGTTAAAACGCCTTGGTTTGAAGAAGAAATTCCTTTTTCACAAGCAGCAGAACTTGGCACTAAAAAGGTTATTACAGATCATTCTACCATTGGTGTCGTAGTGACTACAGATGGAAGTTTTACTGATATTTCTAGAAATAGTTACATAGAAGGGGAACAGCGTGCCATTAATGAATTGAAGCGTTTAGGAAAACCTTTTATTGTAGTGTACAATACGAAGAAACCTTTTGATACAGAAGTTATTGAATCTACCAGTAAATTATCAAGAGAATATGATGTTCCAGTGGTACCAATGGATATTGCCCAAATGAAAACAGAGGATATTCATCAATTATTAGAAAAAATCTTATATGAATTCCCACTTAATGAAATTCAATTCATGCTCCCTAAATGGGTAGAAACCTTAGATAATGAGCATTGGGTGAAAAAAGCATGGATTGATTGTGTAAAGGAACAAATTGCAAATGTAGAGAATATTAGACAGATTAAAGAAGCTACCAATGAATTAAGAGCTTTAGATTTTGTTAAAAATGTCTATTTAGAAAAGATTCAATTAGGAGAAGGCGTTGTAAAGGTCGATATTAATACAACGGAAGAACTCTTTTATAGAGTACTTTCTGAAACGACAGGTATGGAAATTCATGGAGATCATGAGCTTATGAAGCTTATTAAAGAATTAGCTACTACTAAAAAAGAGTACGATAAGGTAGCTTATGCTATGAATGAAGTAAAGGAAAAAGGCTATGGAGTAGTTAGTCCTGTATTCGATGAGCTAAAATTAGAAGAACCAGAAATTATTAAGCAAGGTAATCGTTTTGGTGTTAAACTAAGGGCTAGTGCACCAAGCTATCACATTATACGAGCCAATATTCAAACCGAAGTTGCACCTATTGTTGGAACAGAAAAACAAAGTGAAGATTTAATTAATAATATTTTAAGTGAGTTTGAAACAGATCCTACAAAGATTTGGGAATCAAATATTTTTGGAAAATCACTTCATGAATTAGTAAACGAAGGATTACAAAATAAACTATTTAGAATGCCAGAAGATGCGCAACAAAAATTACAAGAAACACTACAAAAAATTATAAATGAAGGAAATGGCGGTTTAATTTGCATCCTTCTTTAA
- a CDS encoding NAD(P)H-dependent glycerol-3-phosphate dehydrogenase, translated as MKKITVIGAGGWGLALGLLLNEKGNNVTFWCYEEKEKEDILQHRENKRCLPGIKIPLEINFTTSMAEALEEAEVAVMAVPSKAVRATAQKMKDYLQPSTIIVNVAKGVEEETLLRLSQVIESVLPNPVVVLSGPSHAEEVARHIPTTVTVSSQDMKYAYEIQDLFMDMYFRVYTNEDLIGIEIGGALKNVIALAAGVVEGMGFGDNTKAALMTRGIAEMTRLGIAMGGKPNTFAGLTGIGDLIVTCTSGHSRNRRAGELIGQGYTMDEAIQKVNMVVEGVPTTKAGYALMQKYQVEMPILNAIYKVIFENEPVKETIYNLMLRDKKDEH; from the coding sequence ATGAAAAAGATAACAGTTATTGGAGCAGGTGGTTGGGGCTTAGCTTTAGGGTTACTTCTGAATGAAAAAGGGAATAACGTTACTTTTTGGTGCTATGAAGAAAAAGAAAAAGAGGACATATTGCAACATAGAGAAAATAAAAGGTGTCTTCCAGGAATTAAAATTCCTTTAGAGATTAATTTTACAACTTCTATGGCAGAAGCATTGGAAGAAGCAGAAGTTGCTGTTATGGCAGTACCTTCTAAAGCTGTTAGAGCGACTGCCCAAAAGATGAAAGATTATTTACAGCCAAGTACAATTATTGTTAATGTCGCAAAAGGTGTGGAAGAAGAAACCTTGCTTAGACTCTCACAAGTTATTGAATCTGTACTCCCTAATCCGGTAGTTGTACTTTCTGGGCCAAGTCATGCTGAAGAAGTAGCAAGACATATTCCAACAACAGTTACTGTGAGTAGCCAAGATATGAAATATGCTTATGAGATACAAGATTTATTTATGGATATGTATTTTAGAGTATATACTAATGAAGACTTAATTGGTATTGAAATAGGTGGCGCACTTAAAAATGTAATTGCCTTAGCAGCAGGCGTTGTAGAAGGTATGGGGTTTGGTGATAACACGAAAGCAGCACTTATGACTAGAGGCATTGCAGAAATGACGAGATTAGGTATTGCTATGGGCGGTAAGCCTAATACATTCGCAGGTCTTACAGGAATAGGAGATTTAATTGTAACTTGTACAAGTGGACATAGTCGTAATCGTCGTGCTGGTGAATTAATTGGTCAAGGCTATACAATGGACGAGGCTATTCAAAAGGTTAATATGGTAGTAGAAGGGGTTCCCACAACTAAAGCAGGTTATGCATTAATGCAAAAGTATCAAGTTGAGATGCCTATTCTAAATGCTATATATAAGGTTATTTTTGAAAATGAGCCAGTTAAAGAGACTATTTATAATCTTATGCTAAGAGATAAAAAAGACGAACATTAA
- the plsY gene encoding glycerol-3-phosphate 1-O-acyltransferase PlsY → MYRLGALLIGYLFGGVQSAILCGKLKGIDIRTQGSGNAGTTNTIRVLGKKAGFLVLLIDILKAIIAIYVAKLLFSPNHPDATILITFYSGIGAVLGHSFPLFFHFKGGKGIATTAGTLIGIDYRLFLIGAALFLITFAITRIVSISSLIMTASIPIMIIIFYSGKGNIGIEAMVLSLLVTGFTFYRHKANIKRLIEGNEARLTSKK, encoded by the coding sequence ATGTATAGATTAGGGGCATTACTTATTGGGTATCTTTTTGGCGGTGTGCAATCAGCAATATTATGTGGTAAATTAAAAGGCATTGATATTAGAACACAAGGTAGCGGTAATGCAGGAACAACTAATACCATTCGTGTATTAGGGAAAAAAGCAGGATTTCTTGTTTTACTCATTGATATACTTAAAGCAATTATAGCTATTTATGTGGCAAAATTGCTGTTTTCACCAAATCATCCAGATGCAACTATTTTGATTACGTTTTATAGTGGCATAGGTGCTGTTTTAGGACATAGTTTTCCTCTATTCTTTCATTTTAAAGGTGGAAAAGGTATTGCAACCACAGCAGGAACACTAATCGGAATAGATTATCGTTTGTTTTTAATAGGAGCAGCACTATTCTTGATAACATTTGCAATAACACGAATTGTATCGATTAGCTCTCTTATTATGACAGCCTCGATTCCTATTATGATTATTATTTTTTATTCTGGCAAAGGGAATATAGGTATTGAGGCCATGGTTCTGTCACTTTTGGTTACAGGTTTTACTTTCTATAGGCATAAAGCCAATATCAAGAGATTAATAGAAGGTAATGAAGCAAGGTTAACAAGTAAAAAGTAG
- the der gene encoding ribosome biogenesis GTPase Der: MSKPIVAVIGRPNVGKSTLFNRLTKSKTSIVDDTPGVTRDRIYGEVEWLNHKFTIIDTGGIEPDSTDIILSQMRRQAEAAIESADVIIFLVDVKTGMTDADTHVANMLRKSHKPVVLVVNKVDDMVHQTMGMYEFYNLGLGEPIPISSGQALNLGDMLDEVVSYFPDEDAEAEEDDKIRVAIIGKPNVGKSSLVNKIVGEERVIVSNIAGTTRDSVDTEVTIEGQEYVLIDTAGIRRRSKIKENIEKYSIIRTIAAIDRADVVLILIDAEEGITEQDTKIAGMAHEAGKGCIIVVNKWDAIEKDDKTMNAYLKKITNTLAYMQYAPCMFISALTGQRIPKLFDTIYAIAQNQSQRISTGVLNDVLYEAMAMNQPPSDKGKPLKIFYMTQVSIKPPTFVIFVNDKELMHFSYQRYIENQMREAFGFKGTPLRFIVREKGAKE; the protein is encoded by the coding sequence ATGAGTAAACCGATTGTTGCTGTAATAGGTAGACCTAACGTAGGAAAGTCTACTTTATTTAATAGATTAACAAAATCAAAAACGTCAATAGTAGATGATACACCAGGTGTAACAAGAGACCGTATTTATGGAGAGGTAGAATGGCTTAATCATAAATTCACTATTATTGATACAGGTGGTATTGAGCCAGATAGTACAGATATTATCTTAAGTCAGATGAGAAGACAGGCAGAAGCAGCTATTGAATCAGCGGATGTGATTATCTTCTTGGTGGATGTAAAGACGGGTATGACAGATGCAGATACTCACGTTGCTAATATGCTTAGAAAGTCACACAAACCAGTTGTTTTAGTAGTGAATAAGGTCGATGATATGGTTCATCAAACAATGGGCATGTATGAATTTTACAACCTAGGACTTGGTGAACCTATTCCTATCTCTTCTGGACAAGCTTTAAATTTAGGAGACATGCTTGACGAAGTAGTAAGCTATTTCCCAGATGAAGATGCAGAAGCAGAGGAAGATGATAAAATAAGAGTGGCGATTATTGGTAAGCCAAATGTAGGAAAGTCTTCTTTAGTTAATAAAATTGTAGGAGAAGAGCGTGTTATTGTAAGTAATATAGCAGGAACTACACGTGATTCTGTAGATACAGAAGTGACTATTGAAGGTCAAGAATATGTACTCATTGATACTGCAGGTATTAGAAGACGTAGTAAAATCAAAGAAAACATTGAAAAGTATAGCATTATCCGTACAATAGCAGCTATTGATCGTGCAGATGTAGTTCTGATTCTTATTGATGCAGAAGAGGGAATTACAGAACAAGATACTAAAATAGCAGGTATGGCGCATGAGGCAGGAAAAGGTTGTATTATTGTTGTTAACAAATGGGATGCCATTGAAAAAGATGATAAAACAATGAATGCTTATTTGAAAAAGATTACAAATACATTAGCTTATATGCAGTATGCACCATGTATGTTCATTTCAGCTTTAACAGGTCAACGTATTCCTAAATTATTTGATACAATTTATGCAATTGCACAAAATCAGTCCCAACGTATTAGTACAGGTGTTTTAAATGATGTATTATATGAAGCGATGGCTATGAATCAGCCACCAAGTGATAAAGGTAAGCCACTTAAAATTTTCTATATGACACAAGTAAGTATTAAACCGCCTACATTTGTTATTTTTGTAAATGATAAAGAACTAATGCATTTTTCATACCAACGTTATATCGAAAATCAAATGAGAGAAGCCTTTGGTTTTAAGGGCACACCACTTCGATTTATTGTAAGAGAAAAAGGGGCGAAAGAATAA